Genomic window (Jeotgalibaca ciconiae):
TAGGAAGATTGTTTGGTGGAGATTATGAATATGGAGCTAGAATTGTTGTTCTATCGTCAATTTTTTCTATTTTCACAATCCCATTCATGATGCAATTCGCTGAATTTATTTATACATTGTAAAGAAAAACAGAGTCCCTCCCATAAAAGAAGGACTCTGTTTTTCTTATTAATTAAACAAAGCTGTAATTGCTTGCCAAATTTCTCTAAAGAAGTTTGCGATTTTATCCATCAAGCCGCTTTCTTCCGCTTGGTTAATCAAATCAGAAACTTTATCTTTTACATTATTTGCTAAATCTGATAGTTGTTCTTTCACTTGCTCTGAATCAATTGCTGAAGTTTGTTGATACTTTTCAAATAAATCGAGTAAACGATTAAATTGTTCTTGCGTGACATAGTCGCCTAGTTGTGCTCTTTCTAGCGCATCATTGATAATTTGTTCAATATCTTCTCTAGTAGCAAGTTCTCCTTGACGCTCTTTTAACTCAGCTAAAGACTGTTTAATTTCAATCATCGCTTGATCTAATTTTGATGAATCGAAGCCTTCTTCATCTGCGTTCTCTTGAGCAATTTGATTAGTTGTTTCTAATTCTTCTTGCGCAACTTCCATGCGATCTTGTTCTAATTCTTCACCATTTACGTCAAATGCTTTATAAATCCCCGTTAATGCACTCTCTCCCGTAACACGGCTCACACTTGCTACGATAATTTTTGCATCTGATACACCTGCAGTAATTGCTGCATTCGTATATTGATCTGAAGTAATTTGAGTAATATTGTTGGGTGTTTGGATGACTACTTCCACCCCATTACCTGAGTCTTGTTTCTGTACTAGTACCGAAGAAATCATATCAGCTGTGTTTGCGGCGCCATCATTTAAATAATGTCTCAAATCTTCTCCAGTAACAGCGATTATATTCACATTATCTGTATTTTCAATTTTCAATAATTTAATTGTTTCTTCAATTTGGGTTTCTGATAATCCTCCACCATATACAAAAGTAGGTTTTCCCCATTTTTCATTGATAACAGTCG
Coding sequences:
- a CDS encoding DUF1002 domain-containing protein, with the translated sequence MKKFSKTMLLLTSIFTIGTAVGSGTTSAQASSNGIDTTVINEKWGKPTFVYGGGLSETQIEETIKLLKIENTDNVNIIAVTGEDLRHYLNDGAANTADMISSVLVQKQDSGNGVEVVIQTPNNITQITSDQYTNAAITAGVSDAKIIVASVSRVTGESALTGIYKAFDVNGEELEQDRMEVAQEELETTNQIAQENADEEGFDSSKLDQAMIEIKQSLAELKERQGELATREDIEQIINDALERAQLGDYVTQEQFNRLLDLFEKYQQTSAIDSEQVKEQLSDLANNVKDKVSDLINQAEESGLMDKIANFFREIWQAITALFN